The following proteins are co-located in the Streptomyces bottropensis ATCC 25435 genome:
- a CDS encoding YcaO-like family protein has product MRSDDDMVVLPGTLRARGPEETWQALTPYLPGFGITRVARLTGLDCIGVPVWTAIRPASLTLATSQGKGLTDGLARLSAVMEAIELWHVEQPLPIVAAGPAAEVAPACPVADLPLTVPHSADDLARIVWEWTPGTHLISGEPAVVPVDLVRRRAQRPEWAPDLLRATSTGLACGSTRDEALLHALYEVVERDVLYRDGWSGGGRNRMLIAPHTVTDPDAREVINRILDAGMGLELFLVDGPYGLPVCVAYLWSEDHPQVFAGGGCHASPGIAATRALTEAAQSRAAVIGGTRDDLPSDSPDFGTLPHRQATARSAMPWPHATAHFPPPGGGFTGHIEEVAERIEIVTGHDPVVLDLSAPGLPVHTVQAVCPGTRSRIRRAMPR; this is encoded by the coding sequence GTGAGGAGCGATGACGACATGGTGGTCCTGCCGGGCACCCTGCGGGCCCGGGGCCCCGAGGAGACATGGCAGGCCCTGACCCCGTATCTGCCGGGGTTCGGGATCACCCGCGTGGCCCGGCTGACCGGCCTGGACTGCATCGGAGTGCCGGTGTGGACAGCGATCCGGCCCGCCTCCCTGACCCTGGCCACCTCCCAGGGCAAAGGCCTCACCGACGGCCTGGCGCGGCTGTCGGCGGTCATGGAGGCCATCGAGCTGTGGCACGTGGAGCAGCCCCTGCCCATCGTCGCGGCCGGCCCGGCTGCCGAGGTCGCCCCCGCCTGCCCTGTCGCCGATCTGCCGCTGACCGTCCCCCACAGCGCGGACGATCTCGCCCGCATCGTGTGGGAGTGGACGCCCGGCACCCATCTGATCAGCGGCGAGCCAGCTGTGGTGCCGGTCGATCTGGTCCGCCGCCGGGCCCAGCGGCCCGAGTGGGCCCCTGATCTGCTGCGGGCGACCAGCACCGGCCTGGCGTGCGGCAGCACCCGCGACGAGGCCCTCTTGCACGCGCTGTACGAGGTCGTCGAGCGCGACGTGCTGTACCGGGACGGGTGGAGCGGCGGCGGGCGGAACCGGATGCTGATCGCCCCGCACACCGTCACCGACCCCGACGCCCGGGAGGTGATCAACCGGATCCTCGACGCGGGAATGGGCCTGGAACTCTTCCTCGTCGACGGCCCGTACGGGCTGCCGGTGTGCGTGGCCTACCTGTGGTCGGAGGACCACCCGCAGGTGTTCGCGGGCGGCGGCTGCCACGCCAGTCCCGGCATCGCGGCCACCCGCGCCCTGACCGAGGCCGCCCAGTCCCGCGCGGCCGTCATCGGCGGCACCCGCGACGACCTGCCCAGCGACAGCCCCGATTTCGGCACCCTGCCGCACCGGCAGGCCACGGCACGCTCGGCAATGCCGTGGCCGCACGCGACAGCCCACTTCCCCCCGCCCGGCGGCGGGTTCACCGGCCACATCGAGGAGGTGGCCGAGCGGATCGAGATCGTCACCGGACACGACCCGGTGGTCCTGGACCTGTCCGCGCCGGGCCTGCCCGTCCACACGGTGCAGGCCGTCTGCCCCGGCACCCGCTCACGGATCAGGAGGGCGATGCCCCGATGA
- a CDS encoding AbiV family abortive infection protein, translating into MVEMSPQQAREFWKALMDNASSLVTDAHTLLTAGSFGRARSLTVLAQEELGKALWIYDAFQTAWSQGDGMSRTVDALAQHGRSHTKKYLASVVFGDELAEFWGDYSAVPGEGSGYAAWEEAHRKGQEEAEFAAGEANLAKQQGFYVDRGADGTVSSPTDMEAGTTADDLQTAARVIEMLLISDHNRMKSAATPYDSTHAQQFRLLPISHPDDWAASSDGPDRPVEYSGE; encoded by the coding sequence ATGGTCGAGATGAGCCCGCAGCAGGCGCGGGAGTTCTGGAAGGCACTGATGGACAACGCGTCCTCGCTGGTCACCGACGCCCACACGCTGCTGACGGCAGGGTCCTTCGGGCGGGCGCGGTCCCTCACCGTCCTCGCGCAGGAGGAACTCGGGAAAGCACTGTGGATCTATGACGCCTTCCAAACCGCCTGGAGCCAGGGCGATGGAATGTCACGGACGGTGGACGCGCTGGCTCAGCACGGGCGAAGCCACACGAAGAAGTACCTTGCGTCCGTCGTCTTCGGAGACGAACTCGCCGAGTTCTGGGGTGACTACAGTGCCGTGCCCGGGGAGGGATCGGGCTATGCGGCATGGGAGGAAGCGCACCGCAAAGGCCAGGAGGAGGCCGAGTTCGCCGCCGGTGAGGCCAACCTTGCCAAGCAGCAGGGCTTCTACGTGGATCGCGGCGCGGATGGCACCGTCTCCTCCCCGACGGACATGGAAGCCGGCACCACGGCGGACGACCTGCAAACGGCCGCGCGCGTGATCGAGATGCTGCTCATCAGCGACCACAACCGCATGAAATCGGCTGCTACGCCGTATGACAGCACGCACGCCCAGCAGTTTCGGCTGCTGCCCATCTCCCACCCGGATGACTGGGCAGCATCCTCCGACGGGCCCGACCGTCCGGTCGAATACAGCGGCGAGTAG
- a CDS encoding NAD(P)H-dependent glycerol-3-phosphate dehydrogenase, whose protein sequence is MSQRKHSRAAVFSAGSWGTAVAKIMADAGSRVTVHARRPEIADAINIRHRNPAYFPETELPALLTATTEPAAALDGADFLVLSIPAQALRENLTAWAPLIGPDTVVVSLMKGIETASGKRASEIIAEVTGIGAERIAVLSGPNLAGEIMQGQPAAATVACPDATVARRVQTACLTPYFRPYTSTDVVGCEMGGAVKNVIALAVGIAAGMGMGHNATAMLITRGLAETTRLAVAMGASPVTLAGLAGLGDLVATCSSPRSRNRTFGTHLGQGMSVEEATAATRQTTEGVKSAGAVLELARAHGVEMPITDIVCALLHEKVTLDEAAAALMQRPPKPEH, encoded by the coding sequence GTGAGCCAGCGCAAGCACAGCCGCGCGGCGGTGTTCTCGGCAGGGTCCTGGGGCACGGCCGTCGCAAAGATCATGGCGGACGCCGGCAGCCGGGTCACCGTGCACGCCCGCCGCCCCGAGATCGCCGACGCGATCAACATCCGGCACCGCAACCCGGCCTACTTCCCCGAGACCGAGCTTCCCGCCCTGCTCACGGCAACGACCGAGCCGGCGGCCGCCCTGGACGGCGCGGACTTCCTGGTCCTGTCCATTCCCGCGCAGGCTCTGCGCGAGAACCTGACCGCGTGGGCGCCGCTCATCGGGCCGGACACGGTGGTGGTGTCGCTGATGAAGGGCATCGAGACCGCAAGCGGAAAGCGGGCCAGCGAGATCATCGCCGAGGTGACCGGCATCGGCGCGGAGCGGATCGCGGTGCTGTCCGGGCCGAACCTGGCAGGCGAGATCATGCAAGGCCAGCCGGCCGCCGCCACCGTCGCCTGCCCGGACGCTACCGTCGCCCGACGCGTCCAGACGGCCTGCCTCACCCCGTACTTCCGGCCCTACACCAGCACCGACGTCGTCGGCTGCGAGATGGGCGGCGCGGTCAAGAACGTCATCGCGCTCGCCGTGGGCATCGCGGCCGGCATGGGCATGGGCCACAACGCCACCGCCATGCTCATCACCCGCGGACTGGCGGAGACCACCCGCCTGGCCGTGGCCATGGGCGCCAGCCCGGTCACCCTCGCAGGCCTGGCCGGACTCGGCGACCTCGTCGCCACCTGTTCCTCACCGCGTTCACGCAACCGCACCTTCGGCACCCACCTGGGCCAGGGCATGAGCGTCGAGGAGGCCACGGCCGCCACCCGGCAGACCACCGAAGGCGTCAAGTCCGCAGGGGCCGTCCTCGAACTCGCCCGCGCCCACGGCGTCGAGATGCCGATCACGGACATCGTCTGCGCACTCCTACACGAGAAGGTCACGCTCGATGAGGCCGCCGCCGCACTCATGCAGCGGCCCCCCAAGCCCGAGCACTGA
- the casA gene encoding type I-E CRISPR-associated protein Cse1/CasA gives MSSPRFETDKEPCIPVLFPDGHQEELGWRDVLLRAHLIKDLALPVPPTASAVLRLLVVMAARVSGLDARGPGRMTARQWAARRRELLAHPAGFDPDAVHAYFDAYIWDLFHPARPFLQDPRLASQCPQRAGVNKLVFGRPEGNNLSWLSPHTDTDPQPVPSAQALWHMLIHHYYGAAGQWSVRTVGDRSLNRAKAGPLRSSLSFHPLGRTLYETLLAGIPKPDSSWPDTVDHCPWEEPLPHPDPDDDGDPVEGPDPDTAPPPVSSPGRLLTGRSRHAVLLIPAPDGRHVTDAYLTWATQKKLPALDPYLIHHFHADEPVTRRHRPRRADADRALWRDLDALLLAGDEDDRKGTQAKSGKGRYTVQRPDAFTTLNDLPPDLRAALRVRVYGFDQDGKTTNRTWYTALTPPIWPWMQECDPAAAERIAACRKAAEEIGAHLDRLSQEAWKQTTNAGSPRHLPPWTRSARTLYWPRAEATFWNLLNEPARSARAAFAADAIDALRTATRPAIAQHFRAAEAVATALAQLRLRSR, from the coding sequence GTGTCTTCCCCGCGTTTTGAGACCGACAAAGAACCGTGTATTCCCGTCCTCTTCCCGGACGGGCACCAGGAGGAGCTGGGATGGCGGGACGTGCTGCTGCGCGCCCACCTCATCAAGGACCTGGCACTTCCCGTCCCGCCGACGGCATCTGCCGTCTTGCGCCTACTCGTGGTCATGGCCGCACGGGTCAGCGGCCTGGACGCACGAGGACCGGGGCGCATGACGGCACGTCAGTGGGCTGCCCGCCGAAGGGAGTTACTGGCGCATCCCGCCGGGTTCGACCCCGACGCCGTTCACGCCTACTTCGACGCCTACATCTGGGACCTGTTCCACCCGGCGCGGCCGTTCCTGCAAGACCCGAGACTGGCCAGCCAGTGCCCGCAACGCGCCGGCGTCAACAAGCTGGTCTTCGGCCGTCCCGAGGGCAACAACCTTTCCTGGCTCAGCCCGCATACGGACACCGACCCGCAGCCGGTGCCCAGCGCCCAGGCGCTGTGGCACATGCTCATCCACCACTACTACGGCGCGGCCGGACAATGGTCCGTGCGCACCGTAGGCGATCGCTCCCTCAACCGGGCTAAAGCCGGCCCACTGCGCTCGAGTCTGTCCTTCCACCCCCTGGGCCGGACCCTGTACGAGACCCTCCTGGCCGGCATCCCCAAGCCCGACTCGTCCTGGCCGGACACAGTGGACCACTGCCCGTGGGAGGAACCGCTGCCCCACCCCGACCCCGACGACGACGGTGACCCCGTCGAGGGCCCGGACCCCGATACCGCGCCGCCGCCGGTGTCCTCACCGGGCCGTCTGCTGACCGGCCGCTCGCGTCACGCCGTCCTCCTCATCCCCGCACCGGACGGACGCCACGTGACCGACGCCTACCTGACCTGGGCCACCCAGAAGAAACTCCCGGCCCTCGACCCGTACCTCATCCATCACTTCCATGCGGACGAACCGGTCACCCGACGCCACCGACCACGCCGCGCGGACGCCGACCGGGCCCTGTGGCGCGACCTGGACGCGCTGCTGCTGGCGGGCGACGAGGACGACCGCAAAGGCACCCAGGCAAAGAGCGGAAAAGGCCGCTACACCGTCCAGCGACCCGACGCCTTCACGACCCTCAACGACCTGCCCCCCGACCTGCGCGCCGCCCTGCGGGTGCGGGTCTACGGATTCGACCAGGACGGCAAGACCACCAACCGCACCTGGTACACAGCCCTGACCCCGCCGATCTGGCCCTGGATGCAGGAATGCGACCCAGCCGCGGCCGAGCGGATCGCCGCATGCCGCAAGGCCGCCGAAGAGATCGGCGCCCACCTCGACCGCCTCTCCCAGGAAGCCTGGAAGCAGACCACCAACGCCGGCAGCCCCCGCCACCTGCCGCCCTGGACCCGCAGCGCCCGCACCCTGTACTGGCCCCGCGCCGAGGCCACCTTCTGGAACCTGCTGAACGAACCCGCCCGCAGCGCCCGCGCGGCGTTCGCCGCGGACGCCATCGACGCCCTGCGCACCGCTACCCGCCCGGCGATCGCCCAGCACTTCCGCGCCGCGGAAGCCGTCGCCACCGCCCTGGCCCAGCTGCGCCTGCGCAGCCGCTGA
- a CDS encoding TfuA-like protein: MIHVFAGPTLSRPEPLLTAPQVRSRPPVRHGDLFPESVPDGDTAVIIDGLYHQAPALRHKEIIAAMARGVRVIGAASIGALRAAELAPFGMRGIGTIYRGYAVGALCGDDEVAVGQAPDGQEESLTWPLVNLRYVLKTAAARGIVGPERAAWLLAALREVYYPQRTRAAVRAVSRNCGEEQFDRWLTERRRRNPHFGDLKRAEALSAVRAALRSPHRGAPAEEPTVWRTVHFQRWSNTFARSRVDGLDLATEDRLIYQQAFAPEFTRTWTAYLEHRSLRPQHGPGLPLGTRLQQVTGEGGSLAAHQVFHPAIDLRDEETVALLLAEETPEDRQAVARYAEALERVRRSVAGFSTAAVCDDLTGRTLRQIWRCPAGDFDTVASARGLVSGARAVEAAKRLMPGFMDERTEAAR; the protein is encoded by the coding sequence GTGATCCATGTATTTGCCGGGCCGACCCTGTCCCGGCCTGAGCCGTTACTGACGGCGCCGCAGGTACGGTCCCGGCCGCCGGTGCGGCACGGCGACCTGTTCCCCGAGTCGGTCCCCGACGGCGACACGGCGGTGATCATCGACGGGCTGTACCACCAAGCCCCCGCGCTGCGGCACAAGGAGATCATCGCGGCGATGGCCCGCGGAGTCCGGGTGATCGGGGCGGCGAGCATCGGCGCCCTGCGGGCGGCCGAACTCGCGCCGTTCGGGATGCGCGGCATCGGCACCATCTACCGCGGGTACGCCGTCGGCGCCCTCTGCGGGGATGACGAGGTGGCGGTGGGGCAGGCCCCGGACGGCCAGGAGGAGTCACTGACGTGGCCGCTGGTCAACCTCAGGTACGTCCTGAAGACGGCTGCCGCGCGCGGCATCGTCGGCCCGGAGCGGGCGGCCTGGCTCCTGGCGGCACTGCGGGAGGTCTACTACCCGCAGCGCACCCGGGCCGCGGTGCGGGCCGTGTCCCGCAACTGCGGCGAGGAGCAGTTCGACCGGTGGCTGACCGAACGCCGCCGGCGCAACCCGCACTTCGGTGACCTCAAGCGGGCCGAGGCACTCAGCGCGGTCCGGGCCGCCCTGCGCAGCCCGCACCGCGGGGCCCCTGCCGAGGAGCCGACGGTATGGCGGACGGTGCACTTCCAGCGCTGGTCAAACACCTTCGCCCGCTCACGGGTTGACGGGCTAGACCTGGCCACCGAGGACCGGCTGATCTATCAACAGGCGTTCGCCCCGGAGTTCACGCGGACGTGGACGGCCTACCTCGAACACCGCTCGCTGCGTCCCCAGCACGGGCCGGGGCTGCCGCTCGGCACCCGGCTGCAGCAGGTCACCGGCGAGGGCGGGTCTCTCGCCGCGCATCAGGTGTTCCACCCGGCCATCGACCTACGCGACGAGGAGACCGTGGCCCTGCTGCTGGCCGAGGAGACACCCGAGGACCGCCAGGCGGTCGCCCGGTACGCCGAAGCACTGGAGAGGGTGCGCCGCAGTGTGGCGGGGTTCTCGACCGCGGCCGTGTGCGACGACCTCACCGGCCGCACGCTCCGGCAGATCTGGCGGTGCCCGGCCGGCGATTTCGACACCGTCGCGTCCGCCCGGGGACTGGTCAGCGGGGCCCGCGCCGTCGAGGCGGCGAAGCGGCTGATGCCCGGATTCATGGACGAGCGGACGGAGGCGGCCCGGTGA
- a CDS encoding CRISPR-associated endonuclease Cas3'' yields the protein MGVREDARRDGINLSPWGKFDRGERAVYALLFHLLDVAALAGAVWDGYLTRGQRRLIAAGLGLTLAQARCQVMFIAGLHDLGKLSAFQEQEAHPWARVSDTLRSDTGNWRRMPHERASMHSVLHLLAEAGYPADTSDSPGVLIAQILGGHHGRFLQVDIDGAAKASRVNLALGGSAWQDVRRRYFALLRHLTGATAVPSDVSVPAAVLITGVGVIADRLASQRHYWLPKAQAPAFGAGEHFSLAVRDAPGVVEESGLVRITLPQVPFTQAHGGLERPNALQASMIGQLPAVVGEKGPGILVVTDATGGGKSVTALEAARIFNASGDTSGILWLLPTMATTDAAYDLLEAYVAAHHPEHAPVSLVHSHSYNNTAYTDHRLAAREPSTSDAYWPDSDDGYGDEGRPTAGERPEERVTVPDGWLRGWDRALLAQFTVATHDQALMAALPVRFSALRMLALCGRTVIVDEVHALPPFMRQTLSRLLHWLGALGCPVVLLSATLPGHISSQLVRSYLDGAGHPHPATAHLDCRPPYPGWLYAAASDASLTRIDPAAADAHADRHRRRADLRLHPVRHPSCTDPEDAPARESRLGRITQEIAPVARSGGCAAVYCATMADAQTTYAHLTTALNWPDGGPDGQLLLLHARLPGFQREALTRRVRTALSATGERPRRLVVITTSLLDMSLDVDVDVMVSDLAPLQTLLQRLGRLWRFDHIKRPDWLCGDVPRLIVLEPTDHRGRTLLPPAWRPLDSPFLPLATAAYLARRPEQPLTLPDDVQQLVEAVHGDADALARTDAALRRSHTLHQARTRTEEHHSALHLVPAWHDTLSLSDLHRQNLHPREAATRLGAMPRRLLPVYRMSGGRLTLDAAGTRPLPEHRKPTTAQIRTILQHTLPVPAAWVAGRTRDHHIPASWRSHALLADLVLLPQDAGDPSRPVRFGRHRLHLDDALGLVHTED from the coding sequence GTGGGGGTGCGGGAGGATGCCCGGCGCGACGGAATCAACCTGTCGCCGTGGGGCAAGTTCGACCGCGGAGAGCGGGCGGTGTATGCGCTGCTGTTCCATCTGCTGGATGTCGCGGCGCTCGCGGGTGCGGTCTGGGACGGGTACCTGACCCGCGGCCAGCGCCGGCTGATCGCCGCCGGACTGGGGCTCACTCTGGCTCAGGCGCGCTGCCAGGTGATGTTCATCGCTGGCCTGCACGATCTGGGCAAGTTGTCCGCGTTCCAGGAACAGGAGGCGCATCCCTGGGCCCGGGTCAGTGACACCCTGCGCAGCGACACCGGTAACTGGCGGCGTATGCCGCATGAGCGGGCGTCCATGCACAGTGTGCTGCACCTGCTGGCCGAGGCAGGCTATCCGGCGGACACTTCCGACAGCCCCGGTGTGTTGATTGCGCAGATCCTGGGCGGCCATCACGGCCGGTTCCTGCAGGTCGACATCGATGGCGCAGCCAAGGCATCTCGAGTCAACCTCGCCTTGGGCGGGTCGGCCTGGCAGGACGTGCGCCGCCGCTACTTCGCCCTGTTGCGTCATCTGACCGGCGCCACCGCGGTGCCCTCGGACGTGTCGGTGCCGGCGGCCGTGCTGATCACCGGGGTCGGCGTCATCGCGGACCGGCTGGCCAGCCAGCGCCACTACTGGCTGCCCAAGGCCCAGGCGCCGGCCTTTGGCGCCGGCGAGCACTTTTCCCTGGCCGTCCGGGACGCTCCCGGCGTGGTCGAGGAGTCCGGGCTTGTCCGTATCACTCTGCCGCAGGTGCCGTTCACCCAGGCGCACGGCGGCCTGGAGCGGCCGAACGCCCTGCAGGCCTCGATGATCGGGCAACTGCCCGCCGTGGTGGGGGAGAAGGGGCCCGGCATCCTGGTGGTCACCGATGCCACCGGTGGCGGAAAGAGCGTCACCGCGCTGGAAGCAGCACGGATCTTCAACGCCTCCGGTGACACCTCAGGCATTCTGTGGCTGCTGCCGACCATGGCCACCACGGATGCCGCCTACGACCTCCTCGAGGCCTACGTTGCGGCCCACCATCCCGAGCACGCCCCGGTCTCCCTGGTCCACAGTCACAGCTACAACAACACCGCCTACACCGACCACCGCCTGGCCGCCCGTGAACCCTCCACCAGCGACGCCTACTGGCCCGACAGCGACGACGGCTACGGTGATGAGGGCAGGCCGACTGCGGGGGAGCGGCCCGAAGAACGCGTCACGGTGCCCGACGGCTGGCTGCGCGGCTGGGACAGGGCCCTGCTGGCCCAGTTCACCGTCGCCACCCACGACCAGGCCCTCATGGCCGCCCTTCCGGTCCGCTTCAGCGCCCTGCGCATGTTGGCCCTGTGCGGGCGGACCGTCATCGTCGACGAAGTCCACGCCCTGCCCCCGTTCATGCGGCAGACACTGTCCCGGCTGCTGCACTGGCTCGGCGCCCTGGGCTGCCCCGTGGTGCTGCTGTCCGCGACTCTGCCCGGCCACATCAGCAGCCAGCTCGTGCGCAGCTATCTCGACGGCGCCGGCCACCCGCACCCCGCAACAGCCCACCTGGACTGCCGGCCCCCCTACCCGGGCTGGCTCTACGCCGCCGCCTCAGACGCCTCCCTCACCCGCATCGACCCAGCCGCGGCCGACGCCCACGCCGACCGCCACCGCCGCCGCGCCGACCTCCGTCTCCACCCGGTGCGCCACCCCTCCTGCACCGACCCCGAGGACGCCCCGGCCCGCGAGAGCCGACTGGGGCGCATCACCCAGGAGATCGCCCCCGTCGCCCGCTCGGGCGGCTGCGCGGCCGTCTACTGCGCCACCATGGCCGACGCCCAGACCACCTACGCACACCTGACAACCGCCCTCAACTGGCCGGACGGCGGCCCCGACGGCCAGCTGCTCCTGCTGCACGCCCGCCTGCCGGGCTTCCAACGTGAGGCCCTCACCCGCCGCGTCCGCACCGCCCTGTCGGCGACCGGCGAGCGCCCTCGAAGGCTGGTGGTCATCACCACCAGCCTGCTGGACATGAGCCTGGACGTCGACGTTGACGTCATGGTCAGCGACCTGGCCCCCCTGCAGACCCTCCTGCAACGCCTGGGCCGCCTGTGGCGTTTCGACCACATCAAGCGGCCCGACTGGCTCTGCGGCGACGTCCCCCGCCTGATCGTCCTGGAGCCCACCGACCACCGCGGCCGCACCCTCCTGCCGCCCGCCTGGCGCCCGTTGGACTCCCCGTTCCTGCCGCTCGCCACCGCCGCCTACCTCGCCCGACGGCCCGAGCAGCCGCTCACCCTGCCCGACGACGTGCAGCAGCTCGTGGAAGCCGTACACGGAGACGCCGACGCCCTCGCCCGCACCGACGCCGCCCTGCGCCGCAGCCACACCCTGCACCAGGCCCGCACCCGCACCGAGGAACACCACAGTGCCCTGCACCTCGTGCCGGCCTGGCACGACACCCTCTCGCTGTCCGACCTGCACCGCCAGAACCTGCACCCCCGCGAGGCCGCCACCCGCCTGGGCGCCATGCCCCGCCGTCTCCTGCCCGTCTACCGCATGTCCGGCGGCCGCCTCACTCTGGACGCGGCCGGCACCCGGCCGCTGCCCGAGCACCGCAAACCGACCACCGCCCAGATCCGCACGATCCTCCAGCACACCCTGCCCGTCCCCGCCGCCTGGGTCGCCGGCCGCACAAGAGACCACCACATCCCCGCCTCCTGGCGCAGCCACGCCCTCCTCGCCGACCTCGTCCTGCTCCCGCAGGACGCCGGCGACCCCTCCCGGCCGGTGCGCTTCGGCCGGCACCGTCTGCACCTCGACGACGCCCTGGGACTCGTCCACACCGAAGACTGA
- a CDS encoding GIY-YIG nuclease family protein: MRGARFSVDFSFNDHWLREVSLTVTVAHRRGRAPQAKPEPRTEIDMLAVMEMLELIDRGAVSAGEVRGVLEETVGELREEFERGEELYDQDLGGLVQRDAPPGQEDRDDRLVYAVSSQVDPKAVKIGVSKDVPVRRKTLQSGSGSPLVVRWTSCGGGWLEERLHERFAVRALGGEWFDFRDVEDPVQMIERAARKLLRQSGAVGPGPVGRKPSPPRRDGAGTSTARRPSLAAQRARTGTDRVRSDSF, encoded by the coding sequence ATGCGCGGTGCACGTTTCAGCGTCGACTTCAGCTTCAATGATCACTGGCTGCGCGAGGTCTCGCTGACCGTGACCGTGGCGCACAGGCGCGGCCGCGCCCCGCAAGCCAAGCCTGAACCCCGCACGGAGATAGACATGCTGGCGGTCATGGAGATGCTGGAGCTGATTGACCGGGGAGCGGTGAGTGCTGGCGAGGTGCGCGGTGTACTGGAGGAGACCGTAGGGGAACTGAGGGAGGAGTTTGAGCGTGGAGAGGAACTCTACGACCAGGACCTGGGCGGACTCGTGCAGCGTGATGCTCCCCCTGGCCAGGAAGACCGAGACGACCGCTTGGTTTATGCCGTGTCCTCGCAGGTAGATCCGAAGGCCGTCAAGATCGGCGTGTCCAAGGACGTTCCTGTGCGGCGTAAGACACTGCAGTCCGGTTCCGGTTCACCGCTGGTCGTGCGGTGGACCTCCTGCGGTGGTGGCTGGCTGGAGGAACGCCTGCACGAACGCTTTGCCGTACGAGCCCTGGGCGGCGAGTGGTTCGATTTCCGTGACGTCGAGGACCCAGTACAGATGATTGAGCGGGCGGCGCGGAAACTGCTGCGGCAGTCCGGAGCGGTCGGCCCCGGGCCGGTGGGCCGCAAACCCTCCCCTCCACGACGCGATGGAGCCGGGACAAGTACCGCGAGGCGACCTAGCCTTGCGGCGCAGCGAGCTCGCACCGGAACCGACCGTGTGCGATCGGACAGCTTCTGA
- a CDS encoding class I SAM-dependent methyltransferase codes for MTHPTTHQPAPLPPTEDPADHFDAFHAARARTDLVARLYEAAMGEDYPHEVNASSSCDWPLLGLMTTRLRMRPGQTLVDAGCGIGGIGLWLARALNARLDGIDISPVALARATRRRSRFVPADRAAFHVASLDATGLPDRHAHGIVCVNALSFTQDRGEAVRELGRILAPGGRLTLTRSLRQGAEPVWEEQARAAGLTVEHVDERPGEPAMWERLYRLWLVHADDLHRELGDQAQFMLHEAHRMLPALPGRRAVLLTLRRPPTPHVEDEGADRMPEPGRLAEGAVTSERTPQ; via the coding sequence ATGACACACCCCACCACACACCAGCCCGCACCCCTGCCGCCCACCGAAGACCCGGCGGACCACTTCGACGCCTTCCACGCCGCCCGGGCCCGCACCGATCTCGTCGCCCGCCTGTACGAGGCGGCGATGGGCGAGGACTACCCGCACGAGGTCAACGCCTCCAGCTCGTGTGACTGGCCCCTGCTGGGACTGATGACGACCCGGCTGCGGATGCGTCCCGGGCAGACGCTCGTGGACGCGGGATGCGGCATCGGCGGGATCGGGCTGTGGCTGGCCCGCGCCCTGAACGCCCGCCTGGACGGCATCGACATCTCACCCGTCGCCCTCGCCCGCGCGACCAGGCGCCGCAGCCGGTTCGTGCCCGCCGACCGCGCCGCCTTCCACGTCGCCTCCCTCGACGCAACCGGCCTGCCCGACCGTCATGCCCACGGCATCGTCTGCGTCAACGCCCTCTCTTTCACCCAGGACCGCGGCGAGGCGGTCCGCGAGCTGGGCCGCATCCTCGCGCCCGGCGGCCGCCTCACCCTCACCCGGTCCCTGCGCCAGGGCGCCGAGCCCGTGTGGGAGGAGCAGGCCCGTGCGGCCGGCCTCACCGTGGAGCACGTTGACGAACGCCCTGGCGAGCCGGCCATGTGGGAGCGGCTCTACCGGCTGTGGCTCGTGCACGCCGACGACCTGCACCGCGAACTCGGCGACCAGGCGCAATTCATGCTCCACGAGGCGCACCGGATGCTGCCCGCCCTGCCCGGCCGTCGTGCGGTTCTGCTGACCCTGCGACGCCCCCCGACACCGCACGTCGAGGACGAGGGGGCCGATAGGATGCCCGAGCCCGGCCGCCTCGCGGAGGGCGCTGTGACCAGCGAGAGGACCCCGCAGTGA